One Candidatus Latescibacter sp. genomic window carries:
- the rsmH gene encoding 16S rRNA (cytosine(1402)-N(4))-methyltransferase RsmH — protein MLEHFHTPVMVAEVLNMLKVAEGGLYMDCTLGGGGHSQAILDRGGTVAAMDRDPDAVSYSMERLARYGGRFSAHRSLFSRIREIAGERAGQYDGVLFDLGLSSRMIDDPSKGFSYRLDGPLLMDMGGGRENAYEVVNTRSKSELTHIFKEYGEERKALRIADAIVKRRSSHPIETTGELAEIIEAAVGSYLPQKSKARVFQALRIYVNNEMEELQKGLEGALEILKVGGCLCVVSYHSLEDRPVKRFMKEMAEPCICPPDLPECRCGKKPLLRVLTRKPVKASEKEAAANPRARSALLRASEKVESV, from the coding sequence ATGCTCGAACATTTCCATACCCCAGTGATGGTTGCCGAGGTTTTGAATATGCTCAAGGTGGCCGAAGGAGGACTATACATGGACTGCACCCTCGGCGGGGGCGGACATTCGCAGGCCATTCTCGACAGGGGGGGAACTGTTGCCGCCATGGATCGGGATCCCGATGCGGTCTCTTACTCCATGGAGCGCCTTGCCCGGTATGGCGGAAGGTTCAGTGCGCACCGCTCCCTTTTTTCCCGCATTCGGGAGATTGCGGGAGAGAGAGCCGGTCAGTACGATGGCGTGCTTTTTGACCTCGGTTTAAGCTCCAGAATGATCGACGACCCGTCAAAAGGCTTCAGTTACAGGCTTGACGGCCCCCTGCTCATGGATATGGGCGGCGGGCGTGAAAACGCTTACGAGGTGGTGAATACCCGAAGCAAGAGCGAACTGACCCATATTTTCAAAGAGTACGGTGAAGAACGCAAGGCTTTGAGAATCGCCGATGCCATTGTCAAAAGAAGATCATCGCACCCTATAGAAACGACCGGTGAGCTGGCAGAGATTATCGAAGCGGCTGTGGGGAGTTACCTCCCGCAGAAAAGCAAAGCCAGAGTGTTCCAGGCTCTGAGAATATACGTGAACAACGAAATGGAAGAGCTTCAAAAGGGGCTTGAAGGCGCTCTCGAAATACTGAAGGTTGGGGGCTGCCTCTGCGTCGTATCCTATCATTCCCTGGAAGATCGCCCGGTGAAACGATTCATGAAAGAAATGGCCGAGCCGTGTATCTGTCCTCCCGATCTGCCGGAATGCCGGTGCGGGAAGAAGCCGCTTCTCAGAGTATTGACCAGAAAGCCGGTGAAAGCCTCGGAAAAAGAAGCGGCGGCGAATCCCAGGGCAAGAAGCGCTCTACTTCGGGCGTCTGAAAAAGTGGAGTCGGTATGA
- a CDS encoding penicillin-binding transpeptidase domain-containing protein, with protein MQTGPHITRQTFVMMIMALLWIVLAAKIGVIQLARHDQLRLQSIKQSIDQEDVKASRGRILDRNGVQLAFSMTTASYAVWPEKISNRESTIRILADSAGLSPQAINRIFTSREKHVYLAKQADASTMQKMDLTIEAVVKMDRAIAKKNKQKKMIPQCFEKVTTSRRYYPLGKIGAQAIGYTDVENRGIEGCELFFDNELSGSDGSSKQMKDAVGKSESFMAEPIVTAHDGMDMVLTIDWRIQEIVEEELEAGVERAKAIAGYVIVLDSSNGELLAMGNVPRFDPNDHTSFSSPDSTARKNRLVTDMLEPGSTFKIVTFAEALETGKVSETDMIDCQNGQYRIGSHVIHDSHKLGVIPARDVLIHSSNIGTVKIAERIGKQKLYERARLFGFGEVTGSDFPNETGGRLPNPQTWSNLSLPTISFGQGVAVSPLQLTAAYASIANGGELISPRIVKEFVSSDGRVKKPTEIRRIRRTMTAQTARRLSDLLCSVVEEGTGLSAAIPNVRMAGKTGTAQRIQEGGKGYVKGKYISSFIGFISDRNPRLVCLVIIDSPVGVYYGSQVAAPVFKNIINRIINMGGSPVNQMIASAPSASVTSVTIPDVNNMSIPDAAAKLRSAGLIPTIVGDPTVVVKQLPLAGAKINPGARITLYTNSFTLARGDSVAVPDITGKPLRVAVQDLVQANLMVKVTGSGIVRSQDPVPGSLVACGTMCEIACRNR; from the coding sequence ATGCAGACAGGACCGCACATCACCCGTCAGACCTTTGTCATGATGATAATGGCTCTTCTGTGGATTGTTCTTGCCGCAAAGATCGGAGTCATTCAGCTTGCAAGACATGACCAGCTCCGGTTGCAGTCGATCAAGCAGAGCATTGATCAGGAGGATGTCAAGGCGAGCAGGGGACGGATTCTCGACCGTAATGGAGTCCAGTTGGCGTTTTCCATGACCACCGCCTCATACGCCGTCTGGCCGGAAAAAATTTCCAATCGCGAATCTACCATCCGTATCCTGGCGGATTCTGCCGGACTCAGCCCGCAGGCAATAAACAGGATTTTCACTTCCCGTGAGAAGCATGTATACCTGGCAAAACAGGCCGATGCCTCCACCATGCAGAAAATGGACCTGACCATTGAAGCTGTGGTAAAAATGGACAGAGCTATTGCCAAAAAGAACAAGCAGAAAAAAATGATCCCTCAATGCTTTGAAAAAGTCACTACGAGCAGACGATACTACCCGCTGGGGAAAATTGGAGCGCAGGCCATCGGGTATACCGATGTCGAAAACCGTGGTATCGAAGGCTGCGAGCTGTTTTTTGACAACGAGCTTTCCGGCAGTGACGGCAGCTCAAAGCAGATGAAGGATGCGGTCGGCAAAAGCGAGTCGTTCATGGCTGAGCCGATCGTAACTGCGCATGACGGGATGGATATGGTGCTGACCATCGACTGGCGCATCCAGGAGATCGTCGAGGAAGAGCTGGAGGCAGGGGTGGAACGCGCAAAGGCCATTGCCGGATATGTTATCGTCCTCGATTCAAGCAATGGTGAACTTTTGGCAATGGGAAATGTCCCAAGGTTCGATCCAAACGATCACACCTCGTTCAGTTCCCCGGATTCTACCGCCCGGAAAAACCGTCTGGTAACCGACATGCTCGAGCCAGGATCCACATTCAAAATAGTGACATTTGCAGAGGCTCTCGAGACCGGGAAGGTAAGTGAAACGGATATGATAGACTGCCAGAACGGGCAATACCGGATCGGCAGTCATGTGATACATGACTCGCATAAGCTGGGAGTTATTCCGGCGCGCGATGTGCTCATCCATTCCTCCAATATCGGCACGGTCAAGATTGCGGAGAGAATCGGGAAGCAGAAACTGTATGAGCGGGCGCGGCTTTTCGGGTTCGGTGAGGTCACCGGCAGCGATTTTCCGAATGAAACGGGCGGGCGGCTTCCCAATCCCCAGACCTGGTCAAACCTGTCCCTGCCCACCATCTCTTTCGGTCAGGGGGTGGCAGTTTCCCCGCTGCAGCTTACAGCGGCATATGCTTCCATCGCAAACGGAGGCGAACTTATAAGTCCGCGGATCGTGAAAGAGTTTGTTAGCAGCGACGGAAGGGTGAAAAAACCTACCGAAATCCGCAGGATACGGCGCACCATGACCGCACAGACCGCCCGTCGGCTTTCCGACCTTTTGTGCAGTGTAGTGGAAGAAGGCACAGGACTATCGGCGGCAATACCCAATGTACGCATGGCCGGAAAAACTGGCACAGCGCAGCGCATTCAAGAGGGCGGCAAAGGGTATGTCAAAGGGAAATATATATCATCTTTCATCGGCTTTATCTCGGACCGAAACCCCAGGCTGGTATGCCTGGTCATAATAGACAGCCCGGTGGGAGTATACTATGGCTCCCAGGTGGCAGCTCCGGTGTTCAAAAATATAATCAACCGGATAATCAACATGGGCGGCAGCCCTGTGAACCAGATGATTGCCTCGGCGCCTTCGGCGTCCGTAACTTCGGTGACGATCCCCGATGTCAATAACATGAGCATCCCTGATGCGGCAGCCAAACTCCGCTCCGCAGGGTTGATTCCCACAATTGTCGGAGATCCGACCGTGGTGGTGAAACAACTTCCCCTTGCCGGGGCAAAAATCAATCCCGGAGCGCGAATTACACTCTATACAAATTCATTCACACTGGCGCGGGGAGACAGCGTTGCGGTTCCGGATATCACCGGCAAGCCGCTCCGTGTAGCCGTTCAGGACCTTGTGCAGGCGAATCTCATGGTAAAAGTGACCGGCTCGGGAATTGTCCGATCTCAGGATCCTGTGCCGGGCAGCCTGGTCGCCTGCGGAACCATGTGCGAAATTGCGTGCAGGAACAGATAA
- the murF gene encoding UDP-N-acetylmuramoyl-tripeptide--D-alanyl-D-alanine ligase: MKEITIGRLLYGLDIVSSNAPDELLETKLTGVSTDTRTIKAGDVFFGIKGEKYDGGAYAGKAFRSGAVLAVVNEDAPDGIETEYPVVRVHDTIRALGDAAREYRILFRGKVIGVTGTNGKTTVKEMILSVLRSRFRVHGTSGNFNNSIGLPLSLFGLDDTHECAVFEMGMSAPGEIAWLAGIARPDIGVILNVGPAHMEFFRGIEEIAHAKTELLRSLPADGTAVLNADDPHLVAREKDGCCRVVKFGVNCPADFRGENIVVHEDGCASFTVEGNSVRLSAPGYHMVYNALAAWGVGKLMGLKGSTIAGALEKFTAPGMRMEILVKDGVRYINDAYNANPQSMKAAAEVLRSLLRSGEIRMTAVLGDMRELGKMTEEAHREIGKLFGELGIERLCLIGEYARFYRDGAEEAGMDPGKIRVFETVADALPFIKERKAEGNTIFIKGSRALGLERIITEAPRLLESKSRGPRDSDRKA; the protein is encoded by the coding sequence ATGAAGGAAATTACAATCGGCCGGCTTCTTTACGGGTTGGATATCGTTTCCTCAAACGCCCCGGATGAACTTCTCGAAACAAAGCTCACCGGTGTATCGACAGACACCAGGACAATAAAGGCGGGAGATGTGTTTTTCGGGATAAAAGGTGAAAAATATGACGGCGGCGCGTATGCCGGGAAAGCTTTCCGGTCGGGCGCCGTACTGGCGGTGGTGAATGAGGATGCGCCGGACGGAATCGAAACGGAATATCCGGTCGTTCGGGTACATGATACCATTCGCGCCCTCGGCGATGCGGCCCGTGAATACCGCATCCTGTTCAGGGGCAAAGTGATCGGGGTCACCGGTACCAATGGGAAAACCACGGTCAAGGAGATGATTCTCAGCGTGCTCAGGTCACGGTTCCGGGTGCACGGAACATCCGGGAATTTCAATAACAGCATCGGCCTGCCTCTTTCCCTGTTCGGGCTGGATGACACACACGAGTGCGCGGTGTTCGAGATGGGGATGAGCGCTCCCGGAGAGATCGCCTGGCTTGCGGGAATCGCACGCCCGGATATCGGTGTCATCCTCAATGTGGGGCCGGCGCACATGGAATTTTTCCGGGGAATCGAAGAGATCGCCCACGCCAAAACAGAGCTTCTCCGCTCTCTTCCGGCGGATGGAACGGCAGTGCTCAACGCCGATGATCCTCACCTTGTTGCCCGTGAGAAAGACGGCTGCTGCCGCGTGGTGAAATTCGGAGTCAACTGCCCCGCCGATTTTCGCGGAGAAAACATCGTCGTTCACGAGGACGGCTGCGCATCGTTCACCGTGGAGGGAAACTCCGTCCGGCTCTCGGCGCCGGGATACCACATGGTGTATAACGCTCTCGCCGCCTGGGGTGTGGGTAAGCTCATGGGGCTTAAGGGCAGCACGATCGCCGGCGCCCTGGAGAAGTTCACCGCTCCCGGAATGCGGATGGAGATACTGGTCAAAGACGGAGTACGCTATATCAATGACGCCTATAACGCCAATCCCCAATCGATGAAAGCGGCGGCGGAAGTACTGAGGAGCCTGCTCAGGTCCGGAGAAATCCGGATGACCGCAGTGCTGGGGGACATGCGCGAACTGGGGAAGATGACCGAAGAGGCGCACCGTGAAATCGGAAAACTCTTCGGTGAACTGGGGATCGAGCGGCTGTGCCTGATCGGGGAGTATGCCCGCTTTTATCGCGATGGAGCAGAAGAGGCAGGGATGGACCCCGGAAAAATCCGCGTGTTTGAAACGGTTGCCGACGCCCTGCCCTTCATTAAAGAAAGAAAAGCGGAGGGGAACACAATTTTTATCAAGGGATCACGGGCGCTCGGGCTGGAACGGATCATCACAGAGGCGCCCCGACTTTTGGAGAGCAAAAGCCGGGGACCCCGCGATTCAGACAGGAAGGCTTGA
- a CDS encoding UDP-N-acetylmuramoyl-L-alanyl-D-glutamate--2,6-diaminopimelate ligase — translation MKLEELITGIHILETRGDLSVEINSIEYDSRKVRPGALFLAVRGLKADGNAFISEAVKKGASAVVTDVWEQSAVPISLPLVVAPDARKAMALIADRIYSSPQNSLIMTAVTGTNGKTTTTYMVKSILEAGGFGCGLIGTICHLIGNETVQSANTTPEAPDIHAFLARMVQAGQSACTMEVSSHALALSRVYGIRYRAVAFTNITRDHLDFHGDFTSYLDAKSILFSDLSGDSTAVINRDDPHSPHIMNSSRGGHILTFGFTPEADMHPLSLELWEHGSLVKLATPAGELNFRLSMPGRFNISNAMAAAGVGLACGFPGEVVVRGLEALKSVAGRYQTVEAGQDFTVVVDYAHAPDALERILASTREISKGKLISVFGCGGDRDRGKRPQMGEISARLADYTVVTSDNPRTEDPAAIISEIMQGISNGSRCEVIPDREEAIKRALALAGAGDVVVIAGKGHEDYQIIGARKNHFDDAETAYRILKAMR, via the coding sequence ATGAAACTGGAAGAACTTATAACAGGTATTCATATACTCGAAACGAGAGGCGATCTTTCGGTGGAGATCAACTCCATCGAATATGATTCGCGAAAGGTCAGGCCCGGCGCCCTCTTTCTGGCGGTACGGGGGTTAAAGGCCGACGGCAACGCGTTCATTTCCGAGGCGGTAAAAAAAGGAGCATCCGCTGTGGTTACCGATGTATGGGAACAGAGCGCTGTACCCATATCCCTTCCTCTGGTAGTAGCGCCGGACGCCCGCAAGGCCATGGCGCTCATCGCCGACCGCATCTACTCAAGCCCGCAGAATTCCCTGATCATGACGGCAGTAACCGGCACCAACGGCAAAACCACTACAACCTATATGGTGAAATCCATTCTCGAGGCCGGCGGATTCGGCTGCGGTCTCATAGGCACCATATGTCACCTGATCGGGAATGAAACGGTTCAGTCGGCAAACACCACTCCGGAAGCCCCGGATATTCATGCATTCCTGGCTCGGATGGTCCAGGCGGGACAGAGCGCCTGCACCATGGAGGTCAGTTCTCATGCGCTTGCACTCTCAAGGGTTTATGGCATCCGGTATCGAGCGGTCGCTTTTACCAATATCACGCGCGATCACTTGGATTTCCACGGCGATTTCACCTCGTACCTGGATGCCAAAAGTATTTTGTTCAGCGATCTTTCCGGTGATTCCACTGCTGTAATCAACCGTGACGATCCCCATTCACCGCATATCATGAACAGTTCAAGGGGCGGACATATTTTGACTTTCGGATTCACCCCCGAAGCTGATATGCATCCTCTCTCTCTGGAATTGTGGGAACACGGCTCTCTGGTGAAACTGGCCACTCCTGCCGGAGAATTGAACTTCCGACTTTCCATGCCCGGAAGATTCAATATCTCCAACGCCATGGCCGCAGCCGGTGTCGGGCTGGCCTGCGGGTTTCCCGGAGAAGTGGTAGTCCGGGGACTGGAGGCGTTGAAATCGGTAGCCGGAAGATACCAGACAGTGGAAGCAGGCCAGGATTTCACTGTGGTTGTGGATTACGCCCATGCGCCTGATGCGCTGGAGCGGATACTCGCCTCCACCCGTGAGATTTCAAAGGGAAAGCTCATATCGGTATTTGGCTGCGGAGGAGACCGTGACCGGGGGAAACGGCCTCAGATGGGGGAGATTTCGGCCCGGCTGGCCGATTATACCGTTGTGACATCGGATAATCCCCGTACTGAGGATCCGGCTGCGATAATTTCCGAAATCATGCAGGGTATTTCCAACGGCTCCCGCTGCGAGGTCATCCCCGACCGTGAAGAGGCCATCAAACGAGCCCTTGCGCTGGCCGGAGCGGGCGATGTCGTGGTCATCGCCGGAAAGGGGCATGAAGATTACCAGATCATCGGCGCCAGAAAAAATCATTTTGACGACGCGGAAACGGCATACCGGATTCTGAAAGCGATGCGATGA
- the ftsL gene encoding cell division protein FtsL, with product MIPDSRYKGGRPSIRRNRLIVCFLILAATLMAVLFVSEDVYILSLGKEIQKIKKDRATLENENFSLKLKVAELRKGSRIKQIARDNLGMVMPVGAPRKLF from the coding sequence ATGATTCCTGACTCTCGATACAAGGGGGGGAGGCCCTCCATCAGGCGAAACCGTCTGATAGTCTGTTTCCTGATTCTGGCCGCCACACTTATGGCTGTGCTTTTTGTCAGTGAAGATGTCTATATCCTTTCTCTGGGGAAAGAGATTCAAAAGATAAAGAAAGACCGCGCCACGCTGGAAAACGAAAATTTCAGCCTGAAGCTGAAGGTTGCCGAGCTCCGAAAGGGAAGCCGGATCAAGCAGATCGCCCGTGATAATCTGGGTATGGTAATGCCGGTCGGCGCTCCCCGTAAACTGTTCTAA